A stretch of the Desulfovibrio sp. JC022 genome encodes the following:
- the ricT gene encoding regulatory iron-sulfur-containing complex subunit RicT has protein sequence MSQILGVKFNDFGQIYYFSSGPFVVREGHSVIVKTEQGMGLGKVFVVQQDLPEDVTEDSIKTIYRLAGEEDLEAEAENKDLSRTAHRFCKDCIERQKLEMKLVDVEVFFDRSKMIFYFTAPGRIDFRELVKDLVKEYRTRIELRQIGVRHETQMLGAIGNCGQICCCRRFMRKFMPVTIRMAKEQNLFLNPTKISGICGRLLCCLSFEQENYEEFHRKSPKTGKKYNTVHGTVRVTRTNFFRNTLTVLPEHGDEIEIPLDDWPDTIKAAGHDRRGDSDFRSDEPRRACSEDRDKSWGDRDGGSARPQRSRSDRGRSDRSRPERGRSDRSRSERPKSERPKSDRPRPERANAEREKGDETRTSVDKPEARQERRKDDSKQQDRRRRPPRGRERPQGRPEQNKPEQDKQPSAPAKSGENDDSGKPKKSSRRRPSRRRRKRKPSGPRKNKSD, from the coding sequence ATGTCACAGATTTTAGGTGTTAAATTTAACGATTTCGGACAGATATACTATTTTTCGTCCGGCCCGTTTGTTGTCCGTGAAGGACATTCAGTCATTGTGAAGACTGAGCAGGGCATGGGGCTAGGAAAGGTCTTCGTTGTGCAGCAGGATCTGCCGGAAGATGTAACCGAAGATTCAATTAAAACCATCTACCGCCTTGCAGGTGAGGAAGATCTTGAGGCTGAGGCCGAAAACAAGGATCTTTCCCGTACCGCGCATAGGTTCTGCAAGGATTGCATCGAGCGTCAGAAGCTTGAGATGAAGCTTGTGGATGTTGAGGTCTTTTTTGACCGCAGTAAGATGATTTTTTACTTTACCGCTCCGGGCAGGATTGATTTCCGTGAACTGGTTAAAGATCTGGTTAAGGAATACAGGACCCGTATTGAGCTGCGCCAGATAGGTGTGCGCCATGAAACCCAGATGCTGGGAGCTATCGGGAACTGCGGTCAGATTTGTTGCTGCCGTCGCTTTATGCGTAAGTTTATGCCTGTAACTATCAGGATGGCTAAAGAGCAGAATCTTTTTCTTAATCCGACCAAGATTTCGGGGATTTGCGGCAGATTGCTTTGCTGCCTTTCCTTTGAGCAGGAAAATTACGAGGAATTCCATCGTAAAAGCCCTAAGACCGGTAAAAAATACAATACTGTACACGGCACTGTCCGCGTAACCCGCACCAATTTTTTCAGGAATACCCTGACTGTTCTGCCGGAACATGGGGATGAGATTGAGATTCCTCTTGATGACTGGCCGGATACGATTAAGGCTGCCGGGCATGATCGGAGAGGGGATTCTGATTTCCGTTCTGATGAACCTCGCAGAGCCTGTTCTGAGGATAGGGATAAAAGCTGGGGTGATCGTGACGGTGGCAGCGCAAGGCCGCAAAGGTCTCGTTCTGACCGTGGACGTTCTGATCGTTCAAGGCCTGAAAGAGGGCGTTCTGACCGTTCAAGAAGCGAGCGGCCTAAGTCAGAACGACCTAAGTCCGATCGTCCTAGACCGGAGCGTGCTAACGCAGAACGGGAAAAGGGTGATGAGACCAGAACTTCAGTGGACAAGCCTGAAGCAAGGCAGGAGCGTCGTAAGGATGATTCCAAGCAGCAGGATCGCCGCAGGCGTCCTCCCAGAGGCAGGGAGCGTCCTCAGGGAAGGCCGGAACAAAATAAGCCAGAGCAGGATAAACAGCCATCCGCTCCAGCTAAATCCGGTGAAAATGATGATTCCGGTAAGCCCAAAAAGTCTTCGCGTCGTCGTCCTTCAAGGCGTAGGCGTAAGCGCAAGCCTTCCGGTCCACGGAAGAATAAAAGCGATTAA
- a CDS encoding response regulator produces MRVLIVDDDFYCRNMLHEIMKPYAQCDIAVNGEEAVFAFKKGLESGNAYDLVCLDLVMPEMDGQQALREIRSIEKDFKVEEDGAVKVIVTTMLDDRKETHDAFFLGGATSYLVKPIEEIKLVNELKNLGFSV; encoded by the coding sequence ATGCGGGTGCTGATTGTTGATGATGATTTTTATTGCCGCAATATGTTGCATGAGATCATGAAGCCATATGCACAGTGCGATATTGCCGTTAACGGTGAAGAGGCTGTTTTTGCATTTAAGAAGGGGCTTGAGTCCGGTAATGCTTATGATCTGGTTTGTCTGGATCTCGTTATGCCGGAAATGGACGGACAGCAGGCTTTACGTGAAATCAGGTCCATTGAGAAGGATTTCAAGGTCGAGGAAGATGGTGCGGTTAAAGTTATCGTGACCACCATGCTTGATGACCGTAAGGAAACACACGATGCTTTCTTTCTTGGCGGGGCTACTTCGTATCTGGTCAAGCCTATTGAAGAGATCAAGCTTGTGAATGAGCTTAAAAATCTAGGTTTTTCGGTTTAG